The following proteins are co-located in the Gorilla gorilla gorilla isolate KB3781 chromosome 7, NHGRI_mGorGor1-v2.1_pri, whole genome shotgun sequence genome:
- the TNFRSF11B gene encoding tumor necrosis factor receptor superfamily member 11B translates to MSARAAETHRSARPAAASKPLRFPGTTMNKLLCCALVFLDISIKWTTQETFPPKYLHYDEETSHQLSCDKCPPGTYLKQHCTAKWKTVCAPCPDHYYTDSWHTSDECLYCSPVCKELQYVKQECNRTHNRVCECKEGRYLEIEFCLKHRSCPPGFGVVQAGTPERNTVCKRCPDGFFSNETSSKAPCRKHTNCSVFGLLLTQKGNATHDNICSGNSESTQKCGIDVTLCEEAFFRFAVPTKFTPNWLSVLVDNLPGTKVNTESVERIKRRHSSQEQTFQLLKLWKHQNKDQDIVKKIVQDIDLCENSVQRHIGHANLTFEQLRSLMESLPGKKVGAEDIEKTIKACKPSDQILKLLSLWRIKNGDQDTLKGLMHALKHSKTYHFPKTVTQSLKKTIRFLHSFTMYKLYQKLFLEMIGNQVQSVKISCL, encoded by the exons TTTCTGGACATCTCCATTAAGTGGACCACCCAGGAAACGTTTCCTCCAAAGTACCTTCATTATGATGAAGAAACCTCTCATCAGCTGTCGTGTGACAAATGTCCTCCTGGTACCTACCTAAAACAACACTGTACAGCAAAGTGGAAGACCGTGTGCGCCCCTTGCCCTGACCACTACTACACAGACAGCTGGCACACCAGTGACGAGTGTCTATACTGCAGCCCTGTGTGCAAGGAGCTGCAGTACGTCAAGCAGGAGTGCAATCGCACCCACAACCGCGTGTGCGAATGCAAGGAAGGGCGCTACCTTGAGATAGAGTTCTGCTTGAAACATAGGAGCTGCCCTCCTGGATTTGGAGTGGTGCAAGCTG GAACCCCAGAGCGAAATACAGTTTGCAAAAGATGTCCAGATGGGTTCTTCTCAAATGAGACGTCATCTAAAGCACCCTGTAGAAAACACACAAATTGCAGTGTCTTTGGTCTCCTGCTAACTCAGAAAGGAAATGCAACACACGACAATATATGTTCCGGAAACAGTGAATCAACTCAAAAATGTGGAATAG ATGTTACCCTGTGTGAGGAGGCATTCTTCAGGTTTGCTGTTCCTACAAAGTTTACGCCTAACTGGCTTAGTGTCTTGGTAGACAATTTGCCTGGCACCAAAGTAAACACAGAGAGTGTAGAGAGGATAAAACGGCGGCACAGCTCACAAGAACAGACTTTCCAGCTGCTGAAGTTATGGAAACATCAAAACAAAGACCAAGATATAGTCAAGAAGATCGTCCAAG ATATTGACCTCTGTGAAAACAGCGTGCAGCGGCACATTGGACATGCTAACCTCACCTTCGAGCAGCTTCGTAGCTTGATGGAAAGCTTACCGGGAAAGAAAGTGGGAGCAGAAGACATTGAAAAAACAATAAAGGCATGCAAACCCAGTGACCAGATCCTGAAGCTGCTCAGTTTGTGGCGAATAAAAAATGGCGACCAAGACACCTTGAAGGGCCTAATGCACGCACTAAAGCACTCGAAGACGTACCACTTTCCCAAAACTGTCACTCAGAGTCTAAAGAAGACCATCAGGTTCCTTCACAGCTTCACAATGTACAAATTGTATCAGAAGCTATTTTTAGAAATGATAGGTAACCAGGTCCAATCAGTAAAAATAAGCTGTTTATAA